Proteins from a genomic interval of Streptococcus sp. D7B5:
- a CDS encoding DEAD/DEAH box helicase family protein gives MLGLNFEGSWRQYQKQVLDRFQDYQADGHVHLVAAPGSGKTTIGIELIARFGNPALVLVPTVTIREQWVDRIQTAFLEDGQRLSDLVSQNLKEMKALTIVTYQAFHSAMNQLQSQEDGEAEDFVGFDLLASLRAQKVATLCLDECHHLRNEWWKSLEAFRKQYGPLKLISLTATPPYDSDPELWERYIRMCGEIDQEITVPELVKEDTLCPHQDFVYMCSPTAEEAERLKRFEETKWDYIHHLIVDPDFQTFVAGSKVLKGDISSDLLLEDPKYLSAMLIYMHSQGLTIPPSLQNLLGTQKLPALTSYWLETLLQSMLYQTPDWYEDLDGYRKKLEADLKARGLVEKRQVYLVKSKVSDQLLTQSLGKLSAIADIFWTEYESLGQELRQLVLADYIRKDFATYLGDNQATISQLGVLPYFESIRRKAQEQEIPVSLAVLSGSVVILPTDVAAELKELLPQVPLSFSSIGHLDQKDYVQVGFPSSAKGIVAAVTELFQRGRIQVLVGTKSLLGEGWDAPCVNSLILGSFVGSFMLSNQMRGRAIRIWPCHPEKTSNIWHLVAVQAQALITLPGEEPRPESNQDLQTLSRRMEHFLGLAYNQESIETGLDRLDFPKPPFRKKQISEYNERVKSLSKDRAGLRKKWQDALVVADRFEIVTEVAAQQQKIPIMLQFDALKWVRMSLLLLAVDLLLLLFRLRLIRVWWLTAACLLFLVFASWRYLRYKSPYKRLQSLGEQIRKALLDSGHLTDDQSRVQVEEDKENYMVFAYLKGGSMRDKELFAQTVGEFFAPVDNQRYLLKAEKVRQGQSPYYVVPSLFDKRKEEAQKFLDFLRPTIGRYHLVYTRTEAGRKILLEARIKALSNKNDRTLTKKKVKSRFE, from the coding sequence ATGTTAGGTTTAAACTTTGAAGGAAGCTGGCGCCAATATCAAAAACAGGTCTTGGATCGTTTTCAGGACTATCAAGCAGACGGTCATGTTCATCTAGTGGCTGCTCCAGGGTCTGGAAAGACAACCATTGGTATCGAGCTAATCGCTCGTTTTGGCAACCCAGCCCTTGTTTTAGTTCCGACTGTCACCATTCGCGAACAATGGGTAGATAGGATCCAAACTGCTTTTCTAGAGGATGGTCAGAGGCTTTCAGACCTCGTTTCCCAAAACTTAAAGGAGATGAAGGCATTAACGATTGTGACCTATCAGGCTTTTCATAGTGCCATGAACCAACTTCAATCACAAGAAGATGGAGAAGCAGAGGATTTTGTGGGGTTTGATTTGCTTGCAAGCCTAAGAGCTCAGAAAGTTGCGACTCTTTGTTTGGACGAATGCCACCACCTGCGCAATGAATGGTGGAAAAGTCTGGAAGCCTTTCGCAAGCAGTATGGACCGCTGAAACTCATCTCCTTGACAGCGACACCACCTTATGACAGCGATCCTGAACTCTGGGAACGCTATATCCGTATGTGTGGGGAAATCGACCAAGAAATCACGGTACCCGAATTAGTCAAGGAAGACACTCTTTGCCCTCATCAGGATTTTGTCTATATGTGTTCACCAACAGCTGAAGAGGCGGAACGTCTCAAACGGTTTGAGGAGACTAAGTGGGACTATATTCACCACCTTATAGTTGATCCTGATTTTCAAACATTTGTAGCAGGGTCTAAGGTCCTCAAAGGGGATATTTCATCTGATTTGCTCTTAGAAGATCCCAAGTATTTGTCCGCTATGTTGATTTATATGCATTCTCAGGGGTTAACGATTCCTCCCTCTTTGCAAAATTTACTGGGAACCCAGAAGCTTCCAGCATTGACCTCCTACTGGCTGGAGACACTGTTGCAGAGCATGCTCTATCAGACACCAGATTGGTATGAGGATCTAGATGGATATAGGAAAAAGTTAGAGGCTGACTTGAAGGCTCGTGGGTTGGTGGAAAAACGTCAGGTTTATCTGGTTAAGTCTAAGGTTTCTGATCAGCTTTTAACTCAATCTCTGGGGAAATTGTCTGCCATCGCTGATATCTTCTGGACAGAGTATGAGAGTCTAGGTCAGGAACTGAGACAGTTAGTACTAGCTGACTATATTCGCAAGGATTTTGCTACCTATCTGGGAGATAATCAGGCAACCATTTCTCAGTTGGGGGTTCTCCCTTATTTTGAAAGCATTCGTCGGAAAGCTCAGGAGCAAGAGATACCTGTGTCTTTGGCTGTCTTGTCAGGTAGTGTCGTTATTTTGCCTACCGATGTGGCAGCAGAGTTGAAGGAACTCTTGCCTCAGGTTCCTCTTAGTTTCTCATCTATTGGTCACTTAGATCAAAAAGATTATGTGCAGGTTGGTTTTCCAAGCTCAGCTAAGGGAATCGTAGCGGCAGTGACGGAGCTTTTTCAACGAGGGCGGATTCAAGTCCTAGTAGGAACCAAATCTCTCCTCGGAGAGGGTTGGGATGCTCCTTGTGTTAATTCCCTAATCCTCGGAAGCTTTGTGGGGAGCTTTATGCTAAGTAACCAGATGCGTGGCCGTGCCATTCGTATTTGGCCGTGCCATCCAGAAAAGACCAGTAACATCTGGCATCTGGTAGCCGTTCAAGCGCAAGCACTTATCACTCTTCCTGGTGAGGAGCCTAGACCAGAGAGCAATCAGGATCTGCAGACCTTGTCGCGACGGATGGAGCATTTTCTTGGCTTGGCCTATAATCAGGAGAGTATTGAGACCGGTTTGGATCGTTTGGATTTTCCAAAGCCCCCCTTTAGGAAAAAGCAAATCAGCGAGTATAATGAGCGAGTTAAGAGTCTCTCCAAGGATCGAGCAGGCTTGCGCAAAAAATGGCAAGATGCTCTCGTAGTGGCAGATCGATTTGAGATTGTCACTGAAGTCGCTGCTCAACAACAGAAGATTCCAATCATGCTCCAGTTTGATGCATTAAAATGGGTTCGCATGTCTTTGTTGCTCCTAGCAGTGGATTTATTGCTCTTGTTGTTTAGATTGAGACTGATTAGAGTTTGGTGGCTTACGGCAGCCTGTCTCCTCTTTTTGGTCTTTGCATCTTGGCGCTACCTCCGTTATAAAAGTCCCTATAAACGCTTGCAGTCTCTGGGGGAGCAAATCCGAAAGGCTCTGCTAGATTCAGGGCATCTAACAGATGATCAATCCCGTGTTCAGGTAGAAGAGGACAAGGAAAATTATATGGTTTTTGCCTATCTCAAAGGAGGAAGCATGAGGGACAAGGAGCTGTTTGCTCAGACTGTGGGAGAGTTCTTTGCTCCAGTGGACAATCAGCGCTATCTCTTGAAGGCAGAGAAAGTCCGACAAGGTCAGTCACCTTACTATGTCGTGCCAAGTCTTTTTGACAAGCGCAAGGAAGAAGCACAGAAATTCCTCGACTTTCTGAGACCAACTATCGGACGTTATCACCTTGTCTATACACGAACAGAGGCCGGGCGGAAAATCCTTCTCGAAGCTCGTATCAAAGCTCTCTCCAATAAAAATGACCGTACCTTGACTAAGAAGAAGGTTAAAAGTCGATTCGAGTAG
- a CDS encoding YbgA family protein, protein MEQTNQKSQCQQLWARNKYLVLSHSSNIYNEIRQYLKNEEVEVSQVQEMIDRACQIPEHRGQVCNAFQHIWGYFKKKATDVECKDYMLLLDRYRFGQASKEDLIAKTRELLDRYPNTYLQHSTLLKGDSHETLA, encoded by the coding sequence ATGGAACAAACTAATCAAAAATCCCAGTGCCAACAACTCTGGGCTAGAAACAAATACCTCGTTTTGAGCCATTCCAGCAATATTTACAATGAGATTCGCCAATACTTGAAGAATGAAGAGGTGGAGGTGAGTCAGGTTCAAGAGATGATTGACCGTGCCTGTCAAATCCCAGAACACAGGGGTCAGGTTTGCAATGCCTTTCAGCATATTTGGGGCTATTTCAAAAAGAAAGCGACAGATGTTGAATGCAAAGACTACATGCTCTTGCTGGATCGCTACCGCTTTGGTCAGGCTTCTAAGGAAGACTTAATCGCTAAGACGAGAGAGTTGCTGGATCGCTATCCCAATACCTATTTGCAACATTCGACTTTACTGAAAGGAGACTCTCATGAGACTTTGGCATGA
- a CDS encoding DUF6261 family protein: MTKTFTIRPLSYTNFTNREFESLMVDTGQLLEVFAKAHKDEPMYSKHLDSFKSKLADFQGQLAIVEKKEATNLTEVDRNRDSALVGLFTLHRGFAKIKETKLKEAHETLKPVFAKYKDITKHSNDVETAEIKSLLKTLSEEPYQTAVTSLGLTPMLTAVISAQEEYDKVESQARAHKSAKEVGKTRQVRTELTSIYDLFMRYTAASAEAYPEKEHLTQLLKDLNTIRDSKRRLTGSSKKDKKVKVEEATQVAG; this comes from the coding sequence ATGACAAAAACATTTACCATCCGCCCCCTAAGCTATACCAACTTTACCAACCGTGAGTTTGAAAGTCTCATGGTAGATACGGGTCAACTACTAGAAGTTTTTGCCAAGGCACATAAGGACGAGCCTATGTATAGCAAGCATCTTGATTCCTTCAAGAGCAAGCTAGCAGACTTCCAAGGCCAACTCGCTATCGTAGAAAAGAAAGAGGCGACGAATCTGACCGAAGTCGATCGCAATCGTGACAGTGCCCTAGTCGGTCTCTTTACTCTTCATAGAGGCTTTGCTAAGATCAAGGAGACCAAACTCAAAGAAGCTCATGAGACTTTGAAACCAGTCTTTGCCAAGTACAAGGATATCACCAAGCACAGCAATGATGTGGAAACGGCAGAAATCAAGAGTCTGCTCAAAACGCTTAGTGAGGAACCCTACCAGACAGCAGTTACCAGTCTAGGCTTGACCCCTATGCTGACGGCGGTGATTAGTGCGCAGGAGGAATATGATAAGGTGGAAAGTCAGGCGCGTGCGCATAAGTCTGCTAAGGAAGTCGGTAAGACCAGACAAGTCCGTACGGAACTAACCAGCATCTACGACCTCTTTATGCGCTACACCGCAGCCAGCGCAGAAGCCTATCCTGAAAAAGAGCACCTGACCCAACTCCTTAAAGACCTCAATACAATCCGAGACAGTAAACGACGATTGACTGGTTCAAGTAAGAAGGATAAAAAAGTAAAAGTAGAAGAAGCTACACAAGTGGCAGGATAA
- a CDS encoding helix-turn-helix transcriptional regulator, which produces MKNSAIGSNWKDIRSELFTKEEILESDMRVDIMSELIEARHEQGISQKKLEELSGVSQPVIARMETGKTSPQLDTVLKVLASLGKTLAVVPLEQEKG; this is translated from the coding sequence ATGAAGAATAGTGCTATTGGAAGTAATTGGAAGGATATCCGATCTGAACTCTTTACCAAGGAGGAAATCCTTGAAAGTGATATGCGAGTGGATATCATGAGTGAGTTGATTGAGGCTAGACATGAGCAAGGTATCAGTCAGAAAAAGCTAGAGGAACTCAGTGGAGTAAGCCAGCCTGTTATAGCTAGGATGGAGACAGGAAAGACCAGTCCTCAGTTGGATACGGTCTTAAAAGTTTTAGCAAGTTTAGGAAAGACACTAGCAGTCGTTCCACTTGAACAGGAAAAAGGTTGA
- a CDS encoding TIGR02328 family protein — protein sequence MRLWHEALISQLPRPQLLGQHRECCALRGNGWGRKHATVDYVFTHSPYRLYAYHRLIMEEMAIRGYNVSPEWLDKNYRGKTCPSYQDLAEEKLGKTIYSEHDAEYYEECLANLREKGIELE from the coding sequence ATGAGACTTTGGCATGAGGCTTTGATTTCACAACTTCCCCGTCCGCAGCTTTTGGGGCAACATCGAGAGTGCTGTGCTCTTCGTGGCAATGGCTGGGGCAGAAAGCATGCGACGGTGGACTATGTCTTTACCCACTCGCCTTATCGTCTCTATGCCTATCATCGCTTGATCATGGAGGAGATGGCAATCCGTGGCTACAATGTCAGTCCAGAGTGGCTGGATAAGAACTACCGTGGCAAGACCTGCCCTTCTTATCAAGACTTAGCAGAGGAGAAACTAGGCAAGACCATCTATAGTGAACATGATGCAGAATACTATGAGGAGTGTTTAGCTAATCTCCGAGAGAAAGGCATTGAGCTGGAGTAA